In one Colletotrichum destructivum chromosome 2, complete sequence genomic region, the following are encoded:
- a CDS encoding Putative ubiquitin-conjugating enzyme E2, ubiquitin-conjugating enzyme/RWD yields MSWRIQTLPDSQSNPTGAAKKAKSKSKTSDGRGAIKRLIKELDVWRDEQKDERGIERLGPVDDENLLTWEAVINGRGVGNGYDEGRWLLAIQIPQDYPLRPPTIRFVTPVVHANIALQTGEICLDLLKDAWTPAYSVLESVRAVRTLLAYPETDSPLNVDVAALLRGGDVLGTRALVEFWCRDDDGRYEGP; encoded by the exons ATGTCGTGGCGGATCCAGACCTTGCCTGATTCCCAGTCGAACCCGACCGgcgcggcgaagaaggcaaagTCTAAGTCCAAGACGTCGGATGGACGTGGCGCGATCAAGAGGCTCATCAAGGAGCTGGACGTATGGCGGGATGAGCAGAAGGACGAGCGGGGGATTGAAAGGCTGGGCCccgtcgatgacgagaacCTCCTCACATGGGAGGCCGTAATAAACGGCCGAGGGGTCGGGAACGGCTATGATG AAGGCCGATGGCTTCTCGCCATCCAGATCCCGCAAGACTATCCTCTCCGACCACCGACGATACGTTTCGTGACGCCCGTCGTGCACGCTAACATTGCGCTGCAGACGGGTGAGATCTGCCTCGACCTGCTCAAGGACGCCTGGACGCCGGCCTACAGTGTCCTCGAGAGCGTGCGCGCTGTGCGTACGCTGCTGGCGTACCCGGAGACGGACTCGCCCCTCAACGTTGACGTCGCGGCGCTGCtacgcggcggcgacgtaCTCGGTAcccgcgccctcgtcgagttCTGGtgccgcgacgacgatggaagGTATGAGGGGCCGTAG
- a CDS encoding Putative nucleotide-diphospho-sugar transferase, producing MARPMGSVRLKKANPVTLLLGAVLCIFIIVFLVGPSKSVKAEPAGTASHHLSPPTAPYRKKAKGDTRPPPVVRYNLNNVTITTDPIGNRESVLILTPMARFYQDYWDNLLNLNYPHDLISLGFILPKTKEGNAATAALQEQITKTQSSEKNRFKSIVIMRQDFEPAITSQDESERHKMENQKARRAVMSKARNSLLFTTLGPQTSWVLWLDADIVETPPSLIQDLASHDKPVIVPNCFQRFMNTETNKIEERPYDFNSWQDSEIAQKMAETMGPDDILLEGYKDMPTYRALMAYLGTDDKDKRMEIPLDGVGGTALLVKADVHRDGAMFPPFSFYHLIETEGFAKMAKRLGWQPFGLPNYRVYHYNE from the exons ATGGCCCGCCCCATGGGGTCAGTTCgcttgaagaaggcgaacCCAGTtacccttcttctcggcgcaGTGTTGTGCATTTTTATCATTGTCTTTCTCGTCGGGCCCTCCAAGTCGGTCAAGGCAGAACCGGCCGGGACCGCCTCTCACCACCTATCACCGCCAACCGCACCCTACCGAAAGAAGGCCAAAGGCGACACGAGGCCGCCACCGGTCGTCCGCTACAACCTCAACAATGTCACCATCACGACCGATCCAATTGGCAACCGCGAGTCCGTCCTCATCTTGACGCCGATGGCACGTTTCTACCAGGACTATTGGGACAACCTGCTCAACCTGAACTACCCCCACGACCTTATCTCCCTCGGTTTCATCCTAcccaagaccaaggaggGAAATGCTGCGACGGCGGCTTTGCAGGAACAGATCACCAAGACTCAGAGCTCGGAGAAGAACCGCTTCAAGAGCATCGTCATTATGCGGCAGGATTTCGAGCCAGCCATCACATCCCAAGACGAGAGTGAGCGGCACAAGATGGAGAACCAGAAAGCCAGGCGGGCCGTCATGTCCAAGGCCCGTAATTCGCTGCTATTCACAACCTTGGGGCCCCAAACATCGTGGGTTCTGTGGCTGGATGCCGACATTGTCGAAACGCCGCCATCTCTCATCCAGGATCTAGCATCGCACGACAagcccgtcatcgtcccTAACTGTTTCCAGCGGTTTATGAACACCGAGACCAATAAGATAGAGGAGCGGCCCTACGACTTCAACAGCTGGCAGGACAGTGAGATTGCGCagaagatggccgagacaATGGGTCCAGACGATATCTTGCTCGAGGGGTACAAGGACATGCCAACGTACCGTGCGTTGATGGCGTACTTGGGCACCGACGACAAAGACAAGCGGATGGAAATCCCGttggacggcgtcggcggcaccgcgCTACTCGTCAAGGCAGACGTCCACCGTGATGGGGCTATGTTCCCGCCGTTCTCCTTCTACCATCTCATCGAGACCGAGGGCTTTGCCAAGATGGCGAAGCGCTTGGGCTGGCAGCCGTTTGGTCTCCCGAACTACAGA GTCTATCACTATAATGAGTAG
- a CDS encoding Putative chromatin target of PRMT1 protein, translating into MADKLDRSLDEILGEKKTDGPRNRRGGGGGGGGGAPRRRERERQENPRDGVRKSFRDEPRNLDSEWVHDRFEEHDTRRGPAPRRRRDEPEQRDFNSAKIRVENVHYELTPEDLEELFNRIGPVAKLDLKYDRAGRSEGIAFVTMESREDALEAVKEFDGANANGQPIRLSIMPGGPGPRSRNPFDSAVMPGRPLAERISAPGGRSRSMSPGRKYDVDEAASRGIDRYVPGNRSGNRSRSPIPRRRGAGGGGRRPGARREGGGRDGGRDGGRDGGRDQEVGRGGRSGREGRTRKTQEELDAEMADYFGGGNAGETAPQLNGGATAAAATPAVPATNDDIDMIE; encoded by the exons ATGGCGGATAAACTGGACCGCAgcctcgacgagatcctcGGTGAAAAG AAGACCGACGGTCCTCGCAACCGTCgtgggggcggcggcggtggaggtggaggtgcTCCTCGCAGACGCGAACGTGAGCGTCAAGAAAATCCCCGTGACGGCGTCAGAAAG TCCTTCCGCGATGAACCCAGAAATCTTGACAG CGAATGGGTACACGATCGTTTCGAAGAGCATG ATACTCGCCGTGGCCCGGccccgcgacgacgacgcgacgAGCCGGAACAAAG AGATTTTAACAGTGCGAAAATCCGCGTCGAGAATGTTCACTACGAATTGACCCCAGAGGATTTGGAG GAGCTTTTCAACAGAATTGGACCCGTCGCCAAGCTTGACCTCAAGTATGACCGTGCCGGCCGCTCCGAGGGCATTGCCTTTGTTACGATGGAGTCCCGCGAGGATGCTTTGGAGGCGGTCAAGGAGTTTGacggcgccaacgccaacg GCCAACCTATCAGGCTGTCAATCATGCCCGGCGGACCCGGCCCTCGATCTCGCAACCCCTTCGACTCGGCCGTGATGCCGGGCCGCCCCCTTGCTGAACGTATATCTGCCCCTGGTGGTCGCTCGAGATCAATGTCGCCTGGGCGCAAGTACGACGTCGATGAAGCTGCCAGCAGGGGCATCGATAGATACGTCCCTGGAAACCGCTCCGGCAACCGCTCGCGCAGCCCCATTCCCCGACgacgtggcgccggcggcggcggtcgcaGGCCTGGCGCTCGcagggaaggaggaggcaGAGACGGCGGCAGAGATGGAGGAAGAGATGGTGGAAGAGATCAAGAGGTTGGAAGAGGCGGCCGCTCGGGTAGAGAGGGTCGTACCCGGAAGACCCAAGAAGAACTGGATGCCGAGATGGCTGACTACTTTGGCGGAGGAAACGCGGGAGAGACTGCGCCCCAGCTGAACGGTGGCGCcactgctgccgccgccacccccgCGGTACCCGCCACGAACGACGATATCGACATGATCGAGTAA
- a CDS encoding Putative 6-phosphogluconate dehydrogenase-like domain superfamily, NAD(P)-binding domain superfamily gives MAANGETPSKVGVISIGDMGVGIAKLLVAKGFRVATNVKGRSQDTIQRAREATVELIDSDLDLASQCAVILSVVPPRDAEATADRIVDALAGASRSVPLYFVDMNAVAPSTCKSVASSFARACVPARFIDACIIGAPPRPKSAPNAGTNVSSSSAPPGDDDDDDDGWYVPGVPMSGPHKLADLSLPGTEDHETETFGARLSAVLGGNHISAEIGAASGLKMCFASMSKGFTAIATQAFTTAHRMGVLDQLRGELSARLPSYLEFAEKGVVTMPPKAYRWVREMEEISKTHAEEGGFGPDLFVGAAGVYRAVAEDSPLGGEKIGKRKRGMTVEDVAAAITEGFERKKKKTD, from the exons ATGGCAGCAAACGGCGAGACACCCTCCAAGGTTGGCGTCATCTCAATCGGCGATAtgggcgtcggcatcgctaagctcctcgtcgccaaaGGCTTCCGGGTCGCAACCAACGTCAAAGGCCGCAG TCAAGACACGATCCAACGCGCCCGCGAAGCAACTGTGGAACTCATAGACTCAGACCTGGACCTCGCGTCTCAGTGCGCCGTGATCCTCTCCGTTGTCCCTCCCCGGGacgccgaggcgacggcggaccgcatcgtcgacgccctcgccggcgcctcgcGCAGCGTGCCCCTCTACTTCGTCGACATGAACGCCGTCGCGCCCTCGACGTGCAAGTCCGTCGCCTCGTCCTTCGCCCGCGCCTGCGTCCCCGCCCGCTTCATCGACGCCtgcatcatcggcgccccGCCCCGGCCGAAATCCGCCCCCAACGCCGGCACCAAcgtctcttcctcctcggccccaccgggcgacgacgacgacgacgacgacggctggTACGTCCCGGGGGTGCCCATGTCCGGCCCGCACAAGCTGGCCGACCTCTCCCTTCCGGGGACAGAGGACCACGAGACGGAGACGTTCGGGGCCCGCCTCagcgccgtcctcggcgggaACCACATATCGGCCGAGATCGGTGCGGCGAGCGGCCTCAAGATGTGCTTCGCCTCCATGTCCAAGGGTTTTACCGCCATCGCCACGCAGGCCTTTACGACCGCCCACCGGATGGGCGTCCTGGACCAGCTGCGCGGCGAGCTGTCGGCGCGTCTGCCGAGCTACCTCGAATTCGCCGAGAAGGGCGTCGTGACGATGCCGCCCAAGGCGTATCGCTGGGTCCGTGAGATGGAGGAGATCAGCAAGACGcacgccgaggagggcggcttCGGACCCGACCTGTTTGTGGGCGCTGCGGGTGTGTACAGGGCGGTAGCCGAGGACTCGCCGCTTGGAGGGGAGAAGATTggcaagagaaagaggggcATGACGGTGGAGgacgtggcggcggccataACTGAGGGGTtcgaaagaaagaagaagaagacggactgA